Within Fusobacterium gonidiaformans ATCC 25563, the genomic segment GAATCAACTCCAGTAGCGGTAGAAGTTCCTACTTTCTTAGAAAGACAAATTGAATATACAGAACCAGGACTTCGAGGAGATACTTCTGGAAAGGTTATGAAACCAGCTAGAATTAACACAGGATATGAAATTCAAGTTCCTTTATTCGTAGAACAAGGAGAATGGATTAAAATTGATACTCGAACAAATGAATATGTAGAAAGAGTAAAAAAATAAGAAAACAACAAAAGAGTGGTTTGTGCCACTCTTTTTTCTTTTAAAATAATTTTTATTGTCAAGATAAAATACTTGACAAAGAATAGAAAGTTTGATATGATACATTGGTGATAGAAATGGACTTACAGGAATTTTTAGAGATAGGAAGTCTGTTGGAGCTTTATAAAAATTTGTTAAGTGAGAAACAGAAAGAATATTTAATAGAACATTTTGAAGAAGATTATTCCTTGAGTGAAATTGCAACGACTCATAATGTAAGCCGACAAGCAGTTTCTGATAATATCAAACGAGGAATCAAAGTTTTAAATGACTATGAAAAAAAACTAAAGATGTTTGAACAAAAGAGGAAATTGAGAGAAAAATTAGAAAGTTTACAGAGAGATTTTCGTCCAGAAGTTCTAAAAAAAATTATGGATGATTTGTTATAATGAGGTGACTATGTTAGATAATTTAGGGTCTAGGTTTCAAGATATTTTCAAGAAAGTTAGAGGACATGGAAAATTAAGTGAAAGTAATATTAAAGATGCTTTAAAAGAAGTAAAAATGTCACTTTTAGAAGCAGATGTAAACTATAAAGTTGTAAAAGATTTCATTGAATCGATTCGGGAAAAAGCCATTGGAACAGAAGTATTAAAAGGAATCAATCCGGGGCAACAATTTATTAAGTTAGTAAATGATGAATTGGTACAGCTACTTGGAGGAACAAATGCTAGATTGACCAAAGCACCTAAAAATCCGACTGTTTTAATGCTTTCCGGATTACAAGGAGCAGGGAAAACAACCTTCGCTGGAAAATTAGCAAAGTTTTTAAAAAAACAAAATGAGAAAGTCTTATTAGTAGCAGCCGATGTCTATCGTCCGGCAGCAATTAAGCAATTACAAGT encodes:
- the ylxM gene encoding YlxM family DNA-binding protein encodes the protein MDLQEFLEIGSLLELYKNLLSEKQKEYLIEHFEEDYSLSEIATTHNVSRQAVSDNIKRGIKVLNDYEKKLKMFEQKRKLREKLESLQRDFRPEVLKKIMDDLL